The Impatiens glandulifera chromosome 3, dImpGla2.1, whole genome shotgun sequence genome contains a region encoding:
- the LOC124930549 gene encoding Werner Syndrome-like exonuclease, translating into MAVNNNIYNHRVPFTTHSIYTVNFSGNSILTFVTHTPSLVTDWITEINISCHLRKTTVGFDIEWRPMLTSVEYYPVATLQICVGHRCLIFQILHSASIPESLVEFLYNPSYTFVGVGIKRDIEKIEDDYGFGIGGEIVDLAQLAADRLGDEQLRSAGLKTLTNRVLGWELVKPREITLSRWDNEVLDEFQVQYACIDAFLSFEIGRVLNA; encoded by the coding sequence ATGGCGGTAAACAACAACATCTACAATCACCGAGTTCCCTTCACTACTCACAGCATCTACACCGTCAATTTCTCCGGCAACTCGATCTTAACATTCGTAACTCACACTCCATCACTCGTCACCGATTGGATCACCGAAATCAACATCAGCTGTCATCTCCGCAAAACCACCGTCGGTTTCGATATCGAATGGCGTCCAATGTTAACCAGCGTAGAATATTACCCAGTTGCCACTCTTCAAATCTGTGTAGGTCATCGATGTTTAATTTTCCAAATCCTTCACTCTGCTTCAATCCCCGAATCGCTTGTCGAATTTCTCTATAACCCTAGTTATACATTCGTTGGTGTTGGAATTAAGAGGGATATCGAGAAAATTGAAGATGATTATGGGTTTGGAATTGGTGGTGAGATTGTTGATTTGGCGCAATTGGCTGCGGATCGTTTGGGTGATGAACAACTTAGAAGTGCGGGGTTGAAGACGTTGACGAATAGGGTTTTGGGATGGGAACTTGTGAAGCCGAGGGAGATTACTTTGAGTAGATGGGATAATGAGGTTCTTGATGAATTTCAGGTTCAGTATGCTTGCATTGATGCTTTTCTTTCGTTTGAAATTGGTAGGGTTTTGAATGCTTAA
- the LOC124930548 gene encoding Werner Syndrome-like exonuclease: MAMESSIFDHRLPVHTHDLYTVNFYDDSILTTVTHTPSIVENWISEMEFFHRRRLNRLIIGLDVEWRPMFGRHSPYSPVATIQLCIGHRCLIFQLIYASYIPDSLIEFLNNPNYTFVGVGIENDVKKLENDYQLGIEPSIVDLAELAADRCDDDEFLYAGLKKLTSMVLDLDVVKPRRITLSRWDDLYLSDKQVQYACIDAFLSFEIGRVLKAYDF, encoded by the coding sequence ATGGCGATGGAATCCAGCATCTTCGATCACAGATTACCTGTTCATACTCACGATCTCTACACTGTTAACTTCTACGACGATTCGATCTTAACTACCGTTACTCATACTCCATCAATCGTCGAAAACTGGATCTCCGAAATGGAATTCTTTCACCGACGGCGTCTCAACCGTCTAATAATCGGTCTCGACGTCGAATGGCGTCCAATGTTCGGTCGTCATAGTCCTTATTCACCTGTCGCAACCATTCAACTCTGTATCGGTCATCGTTGTCTCATTTTCCAACTCATTTACGCTTCTTACATTCCTGATTCGCTCATCGAGTTTTTGAATAACCCTAACTATACATTCGTAGGCGTTGGGATTGAGAATGATGTGAAGAAACTTGAAAATGATTATCAGTTAGGAATTGAACCGTCGATTGTAGATCTAGCGGAATTGGCTGCGGATCGTTGTGATGATGATGAGTTTCTATATGCAGGGTTGAAGAAGCTGACGAGTATGGTTTTAGATTTGGATGTTGTGAAGCCGAGGAGGATTACATTGAGTAGATGGGATGATTTGTATCTTTCTGATAAACAGGTTCAATATGCTTGTATTGATGCTTTTCTTTCCTTTGAAATTGGTAGGGTTTTGAAGGCTTATGACTTTTGA